Proteins encoded by one window of Acuticoccus sp. MNP-M23:
- a CDS encoding GNAT family N-acetyltransferase codes for MTTEAIAIRTARPDDAFGVAEVHDSAWRFAYRGILPGTELERMIARRGTQWWARAISRRVPIIVLEAGGAVRGYITYGASRMRTLPYRAEIYELYIQPEFTGLGFGRRMFRTVQERLARRGHDRLVVWCLSENTDGCAFYERLGGKVVANAREPFETADVAKLAYAFDRKALPRVRLKR; via the coding sequence ATGACGACCGAAGCCATTGCCATCCGCACCGCAAGACCGGACGACGCATTCGGCGTTGCGGAAGTGCACGACTCCGCGTGGCGTTTCGCCTACCGCGGAATTTTGCCCGGCACCGAGCTGGAGCGGATGATTGCAAGGCGCGGCACCCAGTGGTGGGCGAGAGCCATCTCACGCCGGGTGCCGATCATTGTGCTGGAAGCCGGCGGCGCGGTGCGCGGCTATATCACCTATGGCGCGAGCCGGATGCGGACCCTCCCCTACCGGGCCGAGATCTATGAGCTTTACATCCAGCCCGAATTCACCGGCCTCGGCTTCGGCCGCAGGATGTTCCGCACCGTGCAGGAGCGGCTGGCCCGCCGCGGCCACGACCGGCTCGTCGTCTGGTGCCTTTCGGAAAACACCGACGGGTGCGCATTTTACGAGCGTCTGGGCGGCAAGGTGGTCGCCAACGCGCGCGAACCCTTCGAGACCGCGGATGTCGCCAAGCTGGCCTACGCGTTCGACCGCAAGGCCCTGCCGCGCGTCAGGCTGAAGCGTTGA
- a CDS encoding inorganic diphosphatase, whose amino-acid sequence MIRLDALTLGAAPPEDINVLITVSCGAEPFDVRVDDRSGALTVSQLLHSTMRTPGNLGVIPHTQGDNADPLQALVLTSHVLAPGMVIAARPVGVLYVSGDAADEATVLAVPAARLSARHAAIANYTDLPSGELRQIAHFFSHYRDMEDARPARSAGWGDVSEARRVIMEASERVRDHLPLIDR is encoded by the coding sequence TTGATCCGGCTCGATGCGCTGACCCTGGGCGCCGCACCGCCCGAGGACATCAACGTCCTCATCACGGTGTCCTGCGGGGCCGAGCCGTTCGACGTGCGGGTGGATGACAGGTCCGGCGCCCTTACCGTGTCCCAGCTCCTGCACAGCACCATGCGCACGCCCGGCAACCTCGGCGTCATCCCCCACACCCAGGGCGACAATGCCGACCCGCTGCAGGCCCTGGTGCTGACCAGCCACGTTCTGGCGCCGGGCATGGTGATTGCCGCCCGCCCCGTGGGCGTCCTTTACGTTTCCGGCGATGCAGCGGACGAAGCCACGGTGCTGGCGGTGCCGGCGGCCCGGCTCTCCGCGCGGCACGCCGCCATCGCCAACTATACAGACCTTCCGTCAGGCGAGCTGCGCCAGATCGCCCACTTCTTCAGCCATTACCGCGACATGGAGGACGCGCGCCCGGCCCGCTCCGCCGGATGGGGCGATGTGAGCGAAGCGCGGCGCGTCATCATGGAAGCCTCCGAACGCGTCCGCGACCATCTGCCGCTCATCGACCGCTGA
- a CDS encoding DUF3299 domain-containing protein, with translation MSVAIRGLFVLIAFVVGGLIMWQPWKDSVLAPAPATSTATLIGADGLPIEDDGSFKPINDPAAGQHDLVRYYMPTPEDTPPLAEDTTAIVWEDLWQEGDMTIEAAEEDRVGRPTADQFPEGTTAEDVMLFFLDMGDMRSMQPQMGSVKADMDGKRVRLAGYVTPVGFDETDPRFLLVPELGACIHVPPPPANQIVYVPEVKTGEAKMFDPVWVTGTLKAAPVATILADVGYQLVDAKVEPYR, from the coding sequence ATGTCGGTCGCGATCCGGGGGCTCTTCGTTTTGATCGCGTTCGTCGTCGGCGGCCTCATCATGTGGCAGCCGTGGAAGGATAGCGTTCTGGCGCCGGCACCCGCCACCAGCACCGCCACGCTCATCGGTGCCGACGGCCTCCCCATCGAGGATGACGGCAGCTTCAAGCCGATCAACGATCCCGCCGCCGGACAGCACGATCTGGTGCGCTATTACATGCCCACCCCCGAAGATACGCCGCCGCTGGCCGAAGATACCACCGCAATCGTGTGGGAAGACCTCTGGCAGGAAGGCGACATGACCATCGAGGCGGCGGAGGAAGACCGCGTCGGGCGGCCGACGGCGGACCAGTTTCCGGAGGGCACCACCGCGGAAGACGTGATGCTCTTCTTCCTCGACATGGGCGACATGCGCTCGATGCAGCCGCAGATGGGCAGCGTGAAGGCGGACATGGACGGCAAGCGGGTGCGCCTGGCCGGCTACGTCACCCCCGTCGGCTTCGACGAGACCGACCCGCGCTTTTTGCTGGTGCCGGAGCTTGGCGCCTGCATTCACGTGCCCCCGCCCCCCGCCAACCAGATCGTCTATGTGCCGGAGGTGAAAACCGGCGAGGCGAAGATGTTCGATCCGGTCTGGGTCACGGGCACGTTGAAGGCTGCCCCGGTCGCCACAATTCTTGCCGATGTCGGTTATCAGCTCGTCGACGCAAAGGTCGAACCCTACCGATAG